In the bacterium genome, one interval contains:
- a CDS encoding ferritin: MLSKKMQKAMNDQINAELYSGYLYLAMSNYFTVNNLPGMGKWMKVQAGEELGHAMKFFGYIHERSGEAALVQVDTPPAKWDGPLAVFQEAYKHELLVTSRIDKLVELAQAEKDHASVAFLTWYVTEQVEEEAAALGIVEKLKMIGNHPGGMYMLDRELGARAAD; this comes from the coding sequence ATGCTCAGCAAGAAAATGCAGAAAGCCATGAACGATCAGATCAACGCCGAACTTTACTCCGGCTATCTCTACCTGGCCATGTCCAACTATTTTACGGTCAACAACCTGCCCGGAATGGGCAAGTGGATGAAAGTCCAGGCCGGCGAGGAGCTGGGCCACGCGATGAAATTTTTCGGCTACATCCACGAGCGCAGCGGCGAGGCGGCCCTGGTGCAGGTGGACACTCCGCCGGCCAAGTGGGACGGCCCGCTGGCGGTGTTCCAGGAGGCCTACAAGCATGAGTTGCTCGTGACCTCGCGGATCGACAAGTTGGTCGAGCTGGCCCAGGCCGAGAAAGACCACGCCTCGGTGGCGTTCCTCACCTGGTATGTGACCGAGCAGGTGGAGGAGGAGGCCGCCGCCCTCGGGATCGTTGAAAAGCTCAAGATGATCGGCAACCATCCGGGCGGGATGTACATGCTGGACCGCGAGCTGGGCGCGCGCGCCGCGGACTGA